In the Malania oleifera isolate guangnan ecotype guangnan chromosome 1, ASM2987363v1, whole genome shotgun sequence genome, one interval contains:
- the LOC131148394 gene encoding E3 ubiquitin-protein ligase PUB23-like produces MDSSSVEIPEYFVCPISLQIMKDPVTTVTGITYDRKSIELWLFTCDTTTCPVTKQRLPPDSDLTPNHTLRRLIQAWCMENASNGVDQIPTPQAPLRKSHLLKILQDLQNPKLQLKTLKRLELLATDNQSNRKYMAEAGVANTMASIIVNCHKKGQISGLDEALRVLHLVLTNSPAERAVLLDPNDQIIDSLSWALGLEIYKDVAAKGHAVLILKALMETASANILERLKLEFYDRILGVLGNERLGSQKRIINTALQVLLDACPRGRNRMVMVEAGAVFRLIELELGMPEKRTSELIFGILFHLCSCADGRAQLLSHRGGIAMVSRRIMRVSATVDDRGISILLLICKFAGTRAVLREMLVVGGVAKLCMVMEADCAAYLKDRVLEILALHSSAWRDSPCFSRCLQDPMDISSAPTSDNASDGEEDTTEEEEEGDDEGTREDEEDAANDDDNVVDD; encoded by the exons ATGGATAGCAGCAGTGTGGAAATTCCTGAATACTTCGTCTGCCCTATAAGTCTTCAGATCATGAAAGATCCGGTGACCACCGTGACCGGCATCACCTACGACCGGAAAAGCATCGAGCTCTGGCTGTTCACCTGCGACACCACCACTTGTCCGGTCACCAAGCAGCGGCTGCCGCCGGACTCCGACCTAACCCCCAACCACACCCTCCGCCGTCTGATCCAAGCATGGTGCATGGAAAATGCATCCAACGGTGTTGATCAGATTCCCACTCCCCAAGCACCTCTCAGAAAATCCCATCTCCTGAAAATCCTACAAGATCTCCAAAACCCTAAGTTGcagctaaaaaccctaaaaaggCTGGAGTTGTTGGCCACGGACAACCAGAGCAACAGGAAGTACATGGCAGAAGCTGGCGTGGCTAATACCATGGCATCAATTATCGTAAATTGTCACAAGAAAGGGCAGATCTCGGGTCTCGACGAAGCTCTAAGGGTTCTCCATCTTGTTTTGACTAATTCACCGGCTGAAAGGGCAGTACTCCTCGACCCAAATGATCAAATTATCGACTCGTTGAGTTGGGCTTTAGGGTTGGAGATCTATAAGGATGTCGCGGCTAAAGGACATGCAGTACTAATATTGAAAGCACTCATGGAAACAGCGAGTGCTAATATACTAGAGAGGCTAAAACTAGAGTTCTATGATAGAATTTTAGGTGTCCTAGGGAATGAAAGATTAGGCTCTCAGAAGAGAATCATCAATACCGCTTTGCAAGTGTTATTAGATGCTTGTCCAAGGGGAAGAAACCGAATGGTGATGGTCGAAGCCGGGGCAGTTTTTAGGCTCATTGAGCTCGAGCTCGGCATGCCTGAGAAGAGAACCAGTGAGCTCATATTCGGGATATTGTTTCATTTATGCTCCTGTGCAGATGGGAGAGCTCAGCTCCTAAGTCACAGAGGCGGGATCGCCATGGTTTCGAGGAGGATTATGAGGGTGTCAGCAACTGTTGACGATCGAGGGATTTCAATTCTTTTGTTGATATGTAAGTTTGCGGGGACTCGGGCGGTGCTTAGGGAAATGTTGGTGGTTGGAGGAGTGGCAAAGCTTTGCATGGTGATGGAAGCGGACTGCGCTGCATATTTGAAAGATAGAGTATTGGAAATCCTTGCATTGCACTCTAGTGCGTGGAGAGACTCTCCTTGTTTTTCACGATGTCTACAAG atcctatggatattagctCTGCTCCTACAAGTGATAATGCCAGTGATGGAGAAGAAGATACaactgaagaagaggaagaaggtgATGATGAAGGCACtagagaagatgaagaagatgcagctaatgatgatgataatgttGTAGATGATTGA